In Meleagris gallopavo isolate NT-WF06-2002-E0010 breed Aviagen turkey brand Nicholas breeding stock chromosome 2, Turkey_5.1, whole genome shotgun sequence, the following are encoded in one genomic region:
- the EVA1A gene encoding protein eva-1 homolog A has protein sequence MEPVGASTEMALLSNILAAYAFVTETPERAALYFVSGVCIGLVLTLLALVLRVSCRTDCKRSSTKKPPRESESDSSDSDGDSDSTSDVSARRHRRFERTLNMNVFTSAEELERAQRLEERERIIREIWMNGQPDIPGTRSLNRYY, from the exons ATGGAGCCCGTGGGTGCCAGCACAGAGATGGCATTGCTCAGCAACATCCTAGCAGCGTACGCCTTCGTCACAG AAACCCCCGAGCGGGCCGCTCTGTATTTTGTCTCCGGGGTGTGCATCGGACTCGTGCTGACCCTGCTGGCCCTGGTGCTGAGGGTGTCCTGCCGCACAGACTGCAAACGTTCCTCCACCAAAAAACCTCCCCGGGAGAGCGAGAGCGACAGCAGCGACAGCGACGGGGATTCGGACAGCACGTCGGACGTGTCGGCCCGCAGGCACCGCAGGTTCGAGAGGACTTTGAACATGAACGTCTTCACTTCGGCGGAGGAGCTGGAGAGAGCGCAGCGGCTGGAGGAGCGGGAGCGCATCATCCGCGAGATCTGGATGAACGGCCAGCCCGACATCCCCGGCACCAGGAGCCTCAACCGCTACTACTGA